In a genomic window of Zingiber officinale cultivar Zhangliang chromosome 9B, Zo_v1.1, whole genome shotgun sequence:
- the LOC122024979 gene encoding uncharacterized protein LOC122024979 — MDTESPPHSSSIVRCMASPSWFPHGRSRFYHHHLLPRDENGEAVLDQSRGWRGLLKKLLRESKGIRCCCNPKPLSFGYDADSYSKNFDDGRSSSMDHSNDISHL; from the coding sequence ATGGACACGGAGTCACCACCGCACTCCTCCTCCATTGTGAGATGCATGGCCTCACCGTCATGGTTTCCACATGGCCGCTCGCGCTTCTaccaccaccacctcctcccCCGTGACGAAAACGGTGAGGCTGTCCTTGACCAGAGCCGCGGGTGGCGTGGCCTCCTCAAGAAGCTGCTGAGGGAGAGCAAGGGCATCCGGTGCTGCTGCAACCCCAAGCCACTCAGCTTCGGCTACGATGCCGATAGCTACTCCAAGAATTTCGATGATGGTCGAAGCAGCAGCATGGATCACTCCAATGACATCTCTCATCTTTAA